One segment of Amycolatopsis alba DSM 44262 DNA contains the following:
- a CDS encoding pentapeptide repeat-containing protein: MQRISPATARARLLRVPLSAVDRTAMSVLLDAMGTADELTVEQVQHLLFAERTPAAGTKALERLVKQVNTDAVDKGADLQIQVHGAKKLGARGRTLSFWAERDDVVGAPLREHEAVRDVLIEDRKATVLGPRRLVLCNAPADDATAGPLWDLLFEALVGEQHGIAVWRSDKDVLAGDDRERQFRMEVAGSELVVVAVSNAWYAQPALGEPLRTYSGSFGPTVMPVLLRPTSSRAGGFETKTIYPSGSQAVPFIGLRNPARDKWVNGLVEHIHRQLDRASAKPLDMGTKDRRILKETCGDQFFDLHGRPGGMDPNTVDGAHDQERRVEDVVAYLMEWARDPDSAPLAALLGEYGTGKTITCQELTERLQAQPAPLRPEPLYFDLRRLGNLSNIVPPLPAILTECINHGWAANNMRLPSGEEVIARAQNVPTLFIIDGLDEVLVRLDAAQGADFTHELLKLRPIRVKSKGTVYAPFAGVDTKVLLSCRTHYFRSLREQSRHFLEYDRDLATAEDYVALLLLPLTDMQIRGYLNKALPDQDVAQVMDMLGAVHDLSDLATRPYTLTKVAAQIPFIEDRLSQQRPVHAATIYRQVLRDWLERDRGKHRLRSDHKLTLMARLAAWSWRRGARRVDSADLDDWLDEQLATDPALGRRYGNISRDQLEEDLRTATFVVRNDHSGPDRPDFQFAHSSIHEYFLAQYLCDAIHNDRREDWCLPHPSVETLDFLGQLIADDDDQEALRATLNRWRTSYLEGASELWLRYALHARAHERPHPTLAGCDLSGARLRGWEFIGTRAAPLIFTAANLAGADLRETRWGHVDLTRTRLEAARLERSVLHETAIVNGTLRNADLTGAFLHRCRLDNTDLTGVNTNQLRHVHSGDYLPTPQPPVRTQLRSVTRHSGSVRGVVFSPDGARLAAASSDGTVLIWDVSTGENLHTLTAGDGLLRGVVFSPDGARLAAAGTDGTVLIWDVSTGENLHTLTAHAGPVHDVVFSPDGRRLAAAGRHAARIWDVSTGETLHTFTAHAGPVRGVVFSPDGTRLAAAGDGTVLIWDVSTGETLHTFTAHAGPVEGVVFSPDGTRLAAAGDGTVLIWDVSTGETLHTPTAQDGRVEGVVFSPDGRRLAVAGRRVVLIWDVSTGETLHTFTAHAGPVRGVAFSPDGTRLATASSGTARIWDLSTGETLHTFTAHIAMGQDVAFSPDGTRLATASSGTARIWDLSTGENLHTLTAHTDWVWGVAFSPDGRRLAAAGRRVVVIWDVSTGETLHTFTAHAGPVRGVVFSPDGTRLAAAGRHAVVIWDVSTGETLHTFTAHAGLVHDVAFSPDGTRLATASGDGTVLIWDVSTGETLHTFTAHAGPVRGVVFSPDGRRLGTVGRRTARIWDVSTGETLHTFTAHAGPVRGVVFSPDGTRLAAAGGRTVVIWDVSTGETLHTFTAHAGLVYDVAFSPDGTRLATASDDNTTRIWDTSTGQLDLLLASFSRTSTASWSPGRDTLLSTTGDAWLFLRAACFDSQNRLVGLQPYELYYNESGSTAAS; encoded by the coding sequence ATGCAACGGATATCTCCCGCCACGGCTAGAGCCCGGCTGCTCAGGGTCCCCTTGAGCGCTGTCGACCGCACTGCGATGAGTGTACTGCTGGACGCGATGGGCACGGCGGACGAGTTGACTGTGGAGCAGGTGCAGCATCTCCTGTTCGCCGAGCGGACTCCGGCGGCCGGGACAAAAGCGTTGGAGCGCTTGGTCAAACAGGTGAACACCGACGCGGTAGACAAGGGGGCGGATCTCCAAATACAGGTCCACGGGGCGAAGAAATTGGGTGCGCGGGGCCGGACGCTGAGCTTCTGGGCTGAGCGTGACGACGTGGTTGGCGCACCTCTGCGTGAGCACGAGGCGGTTCGTGATGTGCTCATCGAGGACCGGAAGGCGACTGTGCTCGGGCCGAGACGGCTTGTGTTGTGCAACGCCCCGGCGGACGACGCAACAGCCGGACCTCTGTGGGACCTGTTGTTCGAGGCTTTGGTCGGTGAGCAGCACGGAATCGCTGTGTGGCGGTCCGATAAGGACGTGCTGGCCGGTGACGACCGGGAAAGGCAATTCCGCATGGAGGTGGCGGGCAGCGAACTGGTGGTGGTCGCGGTAAGTAACGCTTGGTATGCGCAACCTGCGCTCGGCGAGCCCCTGCGCACCTATAGCGGTTCCTTTGGCCCGACGGTGATGCCGGTACTGTTACGGCCGACGAGCTCACGTGCGGGTGGCTTTGAGACCAAGACTATCTATCCCAGTGGGTCTCAGGCTGTCCCGTTCATTGGGCTGAGGAACCCGGCCCGGGACAAGTGGGTGAATGGCCTCGTCGAGCACATCCACCGCCAGCTAGACCGCGCGAGCGCGAAGCCGCTGGACATGGGCACGAAAGACCGGCGCATACTCAAGGAGACATGCGGGGACCAGTTCTTCGACCTGCACGGCCGTCCCGGAGGCATGGATCCGAACACGGTTGACGGTGCGCATGACCAAGAGCGGCGGGTCGAGGACGTCGTGGCATACCTCATGGAGTGGGCACGTGACCCGGACAGCGCTCCGCTTGCCGCGCTGCTGGGAGAGTACGGAACCGGCAAGACCATCACCTGCCAGGAGTTGACCGAACGGCTGCAGGCCCAGCCAGCACCATTACGCCCCGAGCCGCTGTACTTCGACCTCCGACGTCTCGGAAACCTGAGCAACATTGTGCCGCCCCTGCCCGCCATTCTGACCGAGTGCATCAATCACGGTTGGGCGGCCAACAACATGCGGCTCCCTTCAGGGGAGGAGGTCATCGCACGGGCCCAGAACGTACCCACCCTGTTCATCATCGATGGTTTGGACGAGGTCCTTGTCCGGCTCGACGCCGCTCAAGGTGCAGACTTTACCCACGAGTTACTAAAGCTCCGCCCGATCCGAGTGAAGAGCAAGGGCACGGTCTACGCCCCCTTCGCCGGGGTGGACACGAAGGTGCTGCTGTCCTGCCGGACTCACTATTTTAGATCGCTCCGGGAACAGTCCAGGCACTTCCTTGAGTATGACCGTGATCTCGCAACCGCCGAGGACTACGTCGCGCTGCTGTTGTTGCCGCTCACCGACATGCAGATCCGCGGGTACCTGAACAAGGCGCTGCCGGACCAGGACGTCGCACAAGTGATGGACATGCTGGGAGCGGTTCACGACCTGTCCGACCTGGCAACGCGCCCGTACACGTTGACCAAGGTCGCCGCGCAGATCCCGTTCATCGAAGACCGCCTCTCACAGCAACGGCCGGTGCACGCGGCCACGATCTACCGGCAGGTTCTACGCGATTGGCTCGAACGAGACCGCGGCAAGCACCGCCTGCGTTCCGATCACAAACTCACCTTGATGGCTCGACTGGCCGCGTGGTCGTGGAGGCGTGGTGCCCGGCGGGTCGACAGCGCCGACCTGGACGACTGGCTCGACGAGCAGCTCGCCACGGATCCCGCGCTTGGCAGGCGCTACGGGAACATCTCCCGCGATCAACTCGAGGAGGACCTGCGCACCGCCACGTTCGTGGTTCGCAACGACCACAGCGGGCCTGACCGCCCCGACTTTCAGTTCGCACACAGCTCCATCCACGAGTACTTCCTCGCCCAATACTTATGTGACGCGATACACAACGATCGCCGGGAGGACTGGTGCCTTCCCCACCCGTCGGTGGAGACATTAGACTTCCTGGGCCAGCTGATCGCCGACGACGACGATCAAGAGGCACTCCGGGCAACTCTGAACCGATGGCGTACGTCGTACTTGGAAGGAGCCAGTGAGCTGTGGCTCCGGTACGCGCTACACGCCAGAGCGCACGAGCGACCACACCCCACCCTGGCTGGCTGCGATCTCAGCGGCGCGCGGCTTCGGGGTTGGGAATTCATCGGTACAAGAGCCGCCCCGCTTATATTCACCGCCGCCAACCTGGCCGGAGCAGATCTGCGCGAAACCCGCTGGGGCCACGTCGATCTCACCCGAACGCGCCTTGAGGCCGCCCGCCTCGAACGATCCGTGCTGCACGAGACCGCAATCGTCAACGGAACCCTACGCAATGCCGACCTCACCGGTGCGTTCCTCCACCGCTGCCGCCTGGATAACACCGACTTGACCGGCGTGAACACCAACCAACTCCGTCACGTCCATAGCGGTGACTACCTACCGACCCCGCAGCCGCCCGTCCGGACCCAACTCCGGTCAGTCACCAGACACAGTGGCTCGGTCCGGGGTGTCGTGTTTAGTCCTGATGGGGCCCGGCTTGCCGCCGCCAGCAGCGACGGCACTGTGCTGATCTGGGATGTCAGCACCGGTGAGAACTTGCATACTCTCACCGCTGGCGACGGCTTGCTCCGGGGTGTCGTGTTTAGTCCTGATGGGGCCCGGCTTGCCGCCGCCGGCACCGACGGCACTGTGCTGATCTGGGATGTCAGCACCGGTGAGAACTTGCATACTCTCACTGCACACGCTGGCCCGGTCCATGATGTCGTGTTCAGTCCTGATGGGAGGCGGCTTGCCGCCGCTGGCCGTCATGCTGCGCGGATCTGGGATGTCAGCACCGGTGAAACCCTGCACACCTTCACCGCACACGCCGGCCCGGTCCGGGGTGTCGTGTTCAGTCCTGATGGGACCCGGCTTGCCGCCGCTGGCGACGGCACTGTGCTGATCTGGGATGTCAGCACCGGTGAAACCCTGCACACCTTCACCGCACACGCCGGCCCGGTCGAGGGTGTCGTGTTCAGTCCTGATGGGACCCGGCTTGCCGCCGCTGGCGACGGCACTGTGCTGATCTGGGATGTCAGCACCGGTGAAACCCTGCACACCCCTACGGCACAGGACGGCCGGGTCGAGGGTGTCGTGTTCAGTCCTGATGGGAGGCGGCTTGCCGTCGCTGGCCGCCGTGTTGTGCTGATCTGGGATGTCAGCACCGGTGAAACCCTGCACACCTTCACCGCACACGCAGGCCCGGTCCGGGGTGTCGCGTTCAGTCCTGACGGGACCCGGCTCGCCACCGCCAGCAGCGGAACTGCGCGGATCTGGGACCTCAGCACCGGTGAAACCCTGCACACCTTCACCGCACACATTGCCATGGGCCAGGATGTGGCGTTCAGTCCTGACGGGACCCGGCTCGCCACCGCCAGCAGCGGAACTGCGCGGATCTGGGACCTCAGCACCGGCGAGAACTTGCACACTCTCACTGCACATACCGACTGGGTTTGGGGTGTCGCGTTCAGTCCTGATGGGAGGCGGCTTGCCGCCGCTGGCCGCCGTGTTGTGGTGATCTGGGATGTCAGCACCGGTGAAACCCTGCACACCTTCACCGCACACGCAGGCCCGGTCCGGGGTGTCGTGTTCAGTCCTGACGGGACCCGGCTTGCCGCCGCTGGCCGCCATGCTGTGGTGATCTGGGATGTCAGCACCGGTGAAACCCTGCACACCTTCACCGCACACGCCGGCCTGGTCCATGATGTCGCGTTCAGTCCTGACGGGACCCGGCTCGCCACCGCCAGCGGCGACGGCACTGTGCTGATCTGGGATGTCAGCACCGGTGAAACCCTGCACACCTTCACCGCACACGCAGGCCCGGTCCGGGGTGTCGTGTTCAGTCCTGACGGGAGGCGGCTCGGCACCGTCGGCCGCCGTACTGCGCGGATCTGGGATGTCAGCACCGGTGAAACCCTGCACACCTTCACCGCACACGCAGGCCCGGTCCGGGGTGTCGTGTTCAGTCCTGACGGGACCCGGCTTGCCGCCGCTGGCGGCCGTACTGTGGTGATCTGGGATGTCAGCACCGGTGAAACCCTGCACACCTTCACCGCACACGCCGGCCTGGTCTATGATGTCGCGTTCAGTCCTGACGGGACCCGGCTCGCCACCGCCAGCGACGACAACACCACGCGGATCTGGGATACGAGCACAGGACAGCTAGATCTGCTGTTGGCTTCGTTCAGCAGAACCTCGACGGCGTCATGGTCACCAGGCAGGGACACGTTGCTGTCCACGACTGGCGATGCCTGGCTGTTTCTGCGAGCAGCATGCTTCGACAGCCAGAACCGCTTGGTGGGCCTTCAGCCGTACGAGCTCTACTACAACGAGTCAGGTTCGACCGCTGCCTCCTAA
- a CDS encoding toll/interleukin-1 receptor domain-containing protein, whose amino-acid sequence MSTNNAEMLLGAGPSGKPLVRVFLSFAGRDEALVLRLWDLLAEALIIDRVYEFQLWRSDDAILVGENWDDRIHGALSAAEIGVVALSNAFLGSEYITGVELPALVDVPGKRVVPLLLRKVSKQADWHGLKSKQIYGYERPFSDARGMSARDAWVNGLVAEVHRVLARYAIRADRE is encoded by the coding sequence ATGAGCACCAACAACGCCGAGATGCTCCTTGGGGCGGGGCCATCGGGCAAACCGCTGGTCCGGGTGTTCCTCAGCTTCGCAGGGCGGGACGAGGCACTGGTTCTGCGTTTATGGGACCTGCTGGCCGAGGCGTTGATCATCGATCGCGTCTACGAGTTCCAACTCTGGCGATCCGATGATGCAATCCTTGTTGGCGAGAACTGGGACGACCGGATTCACGGCGCGTTGTCGGCGGCTGAGATCGGCGTTGTCGCGTTGAGCAACGCCTTCCTCGGCAGCGAGTACATAACTGGAGTGGAACTGCCCGCTCTCGTCGACGTCCCTGGCAAGCGTGTGGTTCCGTTGCTGCTCCGGAAGGTCAGCAAGCAGGCGGACTGGCACGGGTTGAAGAGCAAGCAAATCTACGGCTACGAACGACCGTTCAGCGACGCGCGCGGTATGTCGGCGCGGGACGCGTGGGTGAACGGCCTTGTCGCGGAGGTGCATCGAGTACTTGCGCGCTACGCGATACGCGCCGACAGAGAGTAG